From the Gemmatimonadales bacterium genome, the window CCGATGTCGGCGAGCGCGAAGCCCGCCACCAGCACGGCGCCGAGCAGGGCGAGGCCGAGCTGCAGGAAGTCGGTCGTCACCACGCCCCACAACCCCGCCGCCGCCACGTAGATCAGCGTGACCACCACGATGGCCACCACGGCCCACCGCTGCGGGTCACCGGGCAGCGGCAGGGCGTTCAGCACCCCGAGCGCGACGATGACCTTCCGCATCGCCAGCATCGCGTAGCCGATGCCCAGGCAGTTGATGGGGATCGCGAACAGCAGCGCGCGGGTGCCCCGGAGGATCGCCGCGGGCCGGCCGCCGTAGCGCAGCTCGATGAGCTCCGCGTCGGTCATGATCGTGGCCCGGCGCCACAGCCGCGCGAGCACCACGGCCATCAGCACGTGGGTGAAGGCGAAGCTCCACCACTCCCAGTTGCCGGCGACCCCGCGCCGGGCCACCACGCCCGTGACGTACAGCGGCGTGTCCACGCTGAACGTCGTGGCCGCCATCGAGGCGCCGGCCAGCCACCACGGGATGGCGCGCCCGCCCACGAAGAACTCCGCCAGGCTCCGCGAGCCGCGCCGCGCGAGCCACATCCCGAGCGCGAGGGTGCCCCCGAGGTAGGCGGCGACGACGATCCAGTCGAGCGTGCGCACTAGGGAGCCAGCAGGCGCTCCGCCGCGGCCCGCTGCATTACCCCGTCGCCCGACCAGGCACACCACACGGGACCCGGCCCCGGGATCTCGGCCACGAGGCGGGGATGCGCGCACAGGACGACCGTGGCGGGCTCCGCCAGGGCCAGCGCCAGGCTCCGCCGGCTCTCCACCGACAGCGAGGCACGGCCCTTCCCGCCCTTCACGTCGCAGAACACCGCCACGACCCGCGCGGCGCCCCGCGCCACGCTCACGCCCCGCGCCGCCAGCGCATCGGCGAGGCCGGTGCGCGGCGGCACGGGGTAGGAGCCGCCGGCGTCGTCGTCGACGATCACGAGGTCCACGGCGTCCCGCACCGCCCGTGCCTCGCCCCGCACCAGGTGCACGGCCGCCCGCGCCAGCACGTCCGCCCGCTCGCCGTGGCGCGCCAGCTCCGGGTCGCTCGCCGCGCGCGAAGGCGCGGCCCGCCCGCACGCCGCCAGGCGCCGTTCCCGCGATGCCTCGAGCCGGCGCGAATCGAGCGCGCCGGACGCGGCCGCGGACTCGAGCGCGGCGACGACGCCCGCCACGTCCTTGGGATAGAGCAGCAGGTCGCAGCCGGCCTCGAGCGCGCGCACCGCGCCTTCGCGCTCGGCCGTCCCGCGGAGCGCGCCCTCCATGATCAGGGCGTCGGTGACGACCAGGCCCTCGAAGCCCAGCTCGCGCCGCAGCAGGTCGTGGAGGATGGCCCGCGAGTGGGTCGCGGCGACGCCGGCCGGATCCAGCGCCGGGTACGCGACGTGGGCCGTCATCACGCCGGCGACCCGGGCGCCGACCGCGCGGCGGAACGGCAGCAGGTCGGCCTCGAGCGCCGCGCGCGGCGCGGAAACCACGGGCAGCTCGGCGTGGGAGTCGGCGGTGGTGCGGCCGTGGCCGGGGAAGTGCTTCGCGCAGGCCAGCACGCCGGCGGCCTGGCACGCGGCGATCCAGGCGGCCGCGGCGCGGCCCACGGTTCCGGCGTCGCCGCCGAGGGCGCGCGTCTGGACGATCGGGTTGGAGGGCTCGACGTCGAGGTCGGCCACCGGGGCGAACGCCCACGAGACGCCGACGTCCCGCGCCTCGGCGGCCGTGAGCGCCGCGGCCTCGGCGACCGCGTCGTCGCCCAGCGACGCCACCGCCAGCGCCGGCGGCAGGGACGTGAGACCGGCCACCTGCTGACCGGCGCCGCGCTCGAAGTCCGACGCGACCAGCAGCGGATGCGGCGCCGCCGCCGCGAGGTCGCGCGTCAGGGCGCGCACCGCGCCGCGCTCGCCGCCGAAGACGATGAACCCGCCGACCCCGAGCGTCAGGGCCGCTTCCACCGCGGGCAGGGCCGGGGCGAAGCCGCGCTCCGGGTCCCAGCGGATGGCCGGCAGGACCAGGGCGGCGAGCGGCCTCACGCCGGGGTGAGACAGCCGAGGATGCGCGGCCCGCGGGCCCCGGTGGCGGCCGGCTCGTTGCCGGGACGGCCGGACCGGGCGAGGTGCCCGAGGAAGGCGAACGCCGCCGCCTCCTTGGCGTCGCCGTCGAAGAACAGCTCGTCGAACGCCCGGTGCTCGGGGCCGCGCCACGCCTCGGCGACCGCGGCGACCAGCGCCGGGTTGCGGGCCCCGCCGCCGGAGCGCACCACGTCGAGCGGCCGCAGCTGGGGCGGGATGAAGCGCTCCGCCGCCTCGCCGATGGCGCGGGCCGTCAGCGCCACGGCGGTGGCGACCGTGTCGGCCGGCGAGGCGGCGTGCTCCCGGCACTGGGCGATGAGCCGGTGGGCGTAGGCCACGCCGAACACCTCGCGCCCGGTCGAGCGCGGCGGCGCCTCGGCGAAGAACGGGTGCGCCAGGCCGGCCTCGACCACGCCCGCCACGGCGCGGCCGGTGCGCGCGATGGCGCCGTCCTCGTCGAACCGGCGGCCGGGGAACAGCCGGCGCACGCACTCGTCGATCACCATCACGCCCGGGCCCGTGTCGAGCGCGAGCACCGGCACGCCGGAGCCACGCGCCGGCACCACGGTGAAGTTGGCGATGCCGCCGAGGTTGAGGAGCGCGCGGGGGCCGTCGGGCCGGGCGAACAGCAGCCGGTCGGCGCGCGGCACCAGCGGGGCGCCGTGGCCGCCGGCCGCGACGTCGCGCGAGCGGAAGTCGGACACGACCGGCACGCCGAGCCGCTCCGCGATGGCCGCCGCGTTCCCCAGCTGGAGGCTCGCCCGCTGCGGCTCGTGCCAGACGGTCAGGCCGTGCGAGGCGACGAACCCGAGCGCGGACGGCGCGACGCCGCCGCGCGCCAGCACCGCGAGCGCCGCGTCGGCGAACCACTGCCCCAGGTCCGCGTCGAGCAGCGCCAGCTCGCGGGCGCTGCCGCCGCTGATGGTGTTGCCGATGCGGTCGCGCTGCGCGTCGCTGAACGGCGTGGTGACGAACGCGAGCAGCTCGAGCGCGTACGCCTCCGGGGCCGGCTCGCCGATCCTGACCAGGGCCGCGCTCACGCCGTCCAGCGAGGTCCCGGACATCAGTCCCACGGCCAGCACCGGGAGCCGGGCCTCAGCCACGGCCGGCGCTCCCGCCGACCGGCGGCGGCTCGCCGACCGCGCGCCGCACGTAGCCCCCGGCCGCGGCCAGCAGCCGCCCGGCCTCCGCGCGATCCACTCCCCGCTTCAGCATCACGATGGCCGTCTTGACGTGCAGGCCGGCCTCCCCCAGCGCGCGGCGCGCGGCCGCGCGGTCCACGCCGCACACCTCCATCACGATCCGCTCGCCCCGGTCCTTGAGCTTGTCCGACAGCGCGACCATGTCCACCATCAGGTTCCCGTAGGCGCGGCCCAGGCGGATCATCGCGCCGGTGGTGACCGTGTTGAGCACGAGCTTGGTGGCCGTGCCGGCCTTCATCCGGGTCGAGCCGGTGAGCGCCTCGGGACCGACCTTCGGCAGGATGGCCAGGTCCGCGTTCACCAGCAGCTCGCGCGGCGGATCGGTGCACGACAGCAGGATCGTCTTGGCGCCGCGGGCGGCCGCGCGTGCCAGCGCCCCCCGCACGTACGGCGTCGTGCCGCTCGCGGCGATGCCGAACACCACGTCGGCGGCACCCACGGCCCTGGCGTCCATCGCCTCCGCGCCGGCGTCGGGATCGTCCTCCGCGCCTTCGGACCCGCGCACCAGCGCCGCCGCGCCACCGGCGATCACGCCCTGCACCATCTCGGGCGGCGTGCCGAACGTCGGCGGGCACTCGGACGCGTCGAGCACCCCGAGCCGGCCGCTGGTGCCCGCGCCGACGTACACGAGCTTCCCGCCGGCGCGGAAGGCGCGCTCGACCATCTCGATCGCGCGGGCCACCTCGTCGCGCACCGCCCAGACCGCGTCCGGCACCAGACGGTCCTGGCGGTTCAGCAGCTCGACGATGCGCGCCGGATCTGCGACGTCGATGTCGGCGGTGTCGGGGTTCCGCTGCTCCGTGAGCCGGGGGTCGTGCGAGGCGGAGGGCGACGTCATGGGCCGGCGGGGAAACTACGCGCCGTCACCGCGGGCGGGAGGGGAGTCGCCGGCGTCCGGCGGCGCGACCGGGGCGGCCGACGGCGCGAACCGCGGCAGGTGGATCGTGAACGTGGTGCCGCGGCCCGTCTCGCTGTCCACCCAGATGTACCCCCCGCTCTGCTTGACGATGCCGTACACCGTGGCCAGGCCCAGCCCGGTGCCGCGCCCCTGCTCCTTGGTCGTGAAGAAGGGCTCGAACAGTCGCGACCGGGTCTCGGCGTCCATGCCCTGGCCCGAGTCCCGGATCCGCAGCATCACGTAGCGGCCGGGCTCGACCGCCGCGCGCCCGTGCGCGCGCACCTCGTCGGCGTCCGCGCCGCCGGTCTCGATCGACAGGGTCCCGCCCTCGGGCATCGCATCGCGGGCGTTGACCGCCAGGTTCACCACGACCTGCTCCAGCTGGCTCGGGTCGGCCCGCACCAGGCCGATGTCCCGGGCCAGGCTGGTCTCGAGCGCCACGTCCTCGCCGATCAGCCGGCGCAGCAGCTTCTCCATCTCGCGCACGATGGCGTTGAGGTCCAGCAGCCGGGGCTGCAGCACCTGGCGGCGGCTGAACGCCAGCAGCTGGCGGGTGAGGTCGGCCGCCTTGAGCGCAGCCCGCCGCACCTCCTCCGCGTCGTCGCGCGCCGGATGCTCCGGACCCAGCGACACCAGCAGGAAATCCACGTAGCTCAGGATCGCGGTGAGCAGGTTGTTGAAGTCGTGCGCGATGCCGCCCGCGAGCCGCCCGACCGCCTCCATCTTCTGGACCTGGCGCAGCTGGCCCTCGAGGGCCACCCGGGTGGACACGTCCGCCGCCACGCCGATCACCGTGGTGACGGCGCCGCGCTCGTCGCGCACCGGCGAGTACCACAGCTCGAAATGTGCCGCCCCGACGATCGCCGTGGTCCTGAACGCCTCGCCTGCCAGGGCGCGGCGCGCGTCGGCGAGGATCTCCGGGTGGTCCCGGTACACGTCGAACACCGAGCGGCCGACCAGCTCTCCCGGCTTGAGCCCGAGCGTCTCGAGGCCCTTCCCCTCCGACAGCACGAACGTCCCCTGCGGGTCCCACGCGAACAGCACGATGGGCACGCTGCTGATCACCGCGCGGAAGATGCGCTCGCTGCTCTTGAGGGCCTCCTCCGCGCGCTTGCGCTGCGTGACGTCCCGGATCGCCACCATCCGGATCGGCCGCCCGCGATACTGCGCCATCCGCGCCGACAGCTCGGCGACGAAGGCGGAGCCGTCCTTGCGCAGGCCCTCCGCCTCGTAGGCCGTCACCCGCCCGTCGCGGATCGCTTCGAGCACCCGCACCCGGCCCTCGGCGGTGCCGAAGTCGAGGATCGACCGGCCGATCACCTGGCGGAGGTCGTCGTACCCGAACAGCCGCACGAACGCGTCGTTGACCTCGACGATGCGCCCGTTCTCGTGCAGCAGGATGGCCTCGGTCGTCGCGCTCTCCAGCGCCCGCAGCCGCGACTCGCTGTCACGCAACGCGTCGGCGGCGCGCTTGCGCTCGATCGCCATCGCGATCTGCGTCGAGACGAACCGGAGGACGCTCAGCTCCGTCTCGCCCAGCCGGAGCCCCTCGCTGTAGGTCTGCACCGCCAGCACGCCGATGGTCTTGCCCCCGGTGACGAGCGGCACGCCCAGCCAGTCGATCGACGGCGCACCGATCAGCTCCACCTCGCCCTGCGCCTCGAGCTTCGCCTGGACTTCCGGCGTCACCAGGATGCCGCGGCCGGTCCGCAGCACGTACTCGGTCAGCCCCTTCCCCGGCCGCTTGGGCAGCGGATACTCGCGGTCCACCTCGTCCACGTAGTAGGGGAAGCTCACCAGGTCGTGCTCGGCGTCGTACAGCGCGATGTAGAAGTTGCCCGCGGGCATCAGCTCGCCGACGATGCCGTGGATCGCGCCGAACAGCTCCGGCAGGCCCGGGACCGTGAGGGCTGCCTCCGAGATCCGCTGGGTCGCCTTCTGCAGCGTCTCCCCCCAGCGGCGCTCGGTGACGTCCACGGCCGTGAGCAGCACCGCGCCCACGCGTCCCTGGCGCACGATGGGCAGTACCCGCGCCTCGTACAGGGTGGCGGCGTTCGCCGGGCCGGCCGCGGGGAACTCGCGGATCGCCGGCCTCGCGGTGCGGAACACGCGGTCGAGCACGGTCTCGGCGGCCGCGCGGTGGGCCGGCGCGAGCAGGTCGAACACGCTCCCGCCGACGACGTCGCGGCGGGCGAGGTGGGCTGGCACGCGGTTCACGTAGGAGACGCGCCGTTCCCGGTCCACGATCAGGACCAGGTCCGGGGAGTTCTCGAACAGCGACTGCCACAGCTCCGGCGCCTGGCGGAGCGGCTCGAGGGCCGAATCGGCGTCGGGCGCCGCCTTCGGGGAGCGTGGCGCGCGCCGGGCGACGCCTTTCTTGCGCGCCGGCATCAGCGGGAGCGGTGTCTCGGCGGGGCGGTCGTCATCGGCGCGACCGTAAGGTTACGCCCGCCGGAATGCCGCCGCCAGAGCCGCCGGCGCCTCGTCACCGCCGCTCCGCCCGCACGACCGCCGTGCCGTGCGGCGCGATCACGAGCGCAGCGGCGATCGGCGCGCCCGCACGCTCGTCACTGTCGCTCGCCGTCAGCGCCGCGCGGATCCCGCGCCGCCACCGCAGCGTCACCCGCTGCTCGGCCGACGTCGGGTTCGCCAGGGAGACCATCCACGACCGTCCGTCGGCGCCGGGCCGGAGCGCCGTGACCAGGACGGCATCGGGGGCCACGCGCAGCAGCGGCTCCGCCGCGGGGCGGCGGCCCGCCGCCGGGGCCACGAGCAGCGGCTCGCGCGCCTCCGCGCCCGCCCGCGCCGCGGCGTCCG encodes:
- the murQ gene encoding N-acetylmuramic acid 6-phosphate etherase, translated to MTSPSASHDPRLTEQRNPDTADIDVADPARIVELLNRQDRLVPDAVWAVRDEVARAIEMVERAFRAGGKLVYVGAGTSGRLGVLDASECPPTFGTPPEMVQGVIAGGAAALVRGSEGAEDDPDAGAEAMDARAVGAADVVFGIAASGTTPYVRGALARAAARGAKTILLSCTDPPRELLVNADLAILPKVGPEALTGSTRMKAGTATKLVLNTVTTGAMIRLGRAYGNLMVDMVALSDKLKDRGERIVMEVCGVDRAAARRALGEAGLHVKTAIVMLKRGVDRAEAGRLLAAAGGYVRRAVGEPPPVGGSAGRG
- a CDS encoding anhydro-N-acetylmuramic acid kinase: MAEARLPVLAVGLMSGTSLDGVSAALVRIGEPAPEAYALELLAFVTTPFSDAQRDRIGNTISGGSARELALLDADLGQWFADAALAVLARGGVAPSALGFVASHGLTVWHEPQRASLQLGNAAAIAERLGVPVVSDFRSRDVAAGGHGAPLVPRADRLLFARPDGPRALLNLGGIANFTVVPARGSGVPVLALDTGPGVMVIDECVRRLFPGRRFDEDGAIARTGRAVAGVVEAGLAHPFFAEAPPRSTGREVFGVAYAHRLIAQCREHAASPADTVATAVALTARAIGEAAERFIPPQLRPLDVVRSGGGARNPALVAAVAEAWRGPEHRAFDELFFDGDAKEAAAFAFLGHLARSGRPGNEPAATGARGPRILGCLTPA
- a CDS encoding PAS domain S-box protein, with product MPARKKGVARRAPRSPKAAPDADSALEPLRQAPELWQSLFENSPDLVLIVDRERRVSYVNRVPAHLARRDVVGGSVFDLLAPAHRAAAETVLDRVFRTARPAIREFPAAGPANAATLYEARVLPIVRQGRVGAVLLTAVDVTERRWGETLQKATQRISEAALTVPGLPELFGAIHGIVGELMPAGNFYIALYDAEHDLVSFPYYVDEVDREYPLPKRPGKGLTEYVLRTGRGILVTPEVQAKLEAQGEVELIGAPSIDWLGVPLVTGGKTIGVLAVQTYSEGLRLGETELSVLRFVSTQIAMAIERKRAADALRDSESRLRALESATTEAILLHENGRIVEVNDAFVRLFGYDDLRQVIGRSILDFGTAEGRVRVLEAIRDGRVTAYEAEGLRKDGSAFVAELSARMAQYRGRPIRMVAIRDVTQRKRAEEALKSSERIFRAVISSVPIVLFAWDPQGTFVLSEGKGLETLGLKPGELVGRSVFDVYRDHPEILADARRALAGEAFRTTAIVGAAHFELWYSPVRDERGAVTTVIGVAADVSTRVALEGQLRQVQKMEAVGRLAGGIAHDFNNLLTAILSYVDFLLVSLGPEHPARDDAEEVRRAALKAADLTRQLLAFSRRQVLQPRLLDLNAIVREMEKLLRRLIGEDVALETSLARDIGLVRADPSQLEQVVVNLAVNARDAMPEGGTLSIETGGADADEVRAHGRAAVEPGRYVMLRIRDSGQGMDAETRSRLFEPFFTTKEQGRGTGLGLATVYGIVKQSGGYIWVDSETGRGTTFTIHLPRFAPSAAPVAPPDAGDSPPARGDGA
- a CDS encoding glycoside hydrolase family 3 N-terminal domain-containing protein; this translates as MRPLAALVLPAIRWDPERGFAPALPAVEAALTLGVGGFIVFGGERGAVRALTRDLAAAAPHPLLVASDFERGAGQQVAGLTSLPPALAVASLGDDAVAEAAALTAAEARDVGVSWAFAPVADLDVEPSNPIVQTRALGGDAGTVGRAAAAWIAACQAAGVLACAKHFPGHGRTTADSHAELPVVSAPRAALEADLLPFRRAVGARVAGVMTAHVAYPALDPAGVAATHSRAILHDLLRRELGFEGLVVTDALIMEGALRGTAEREGAVRALEAGCDLLLYPKDVAGVVAALESAAASGALDSRRLEASRERRLAACGRAAPSRAASDPELARHGERADVLARAAVHLVRGEARAVRDAVDLVIVDDDAGGSYPVPPRTGLADALAARGVSVARGAARVVAVFCDVKGGKGRASLSVESRRSLALALAEPATVVLCAHPRLVAEIPGPGPVWCAWSGDGVMQRAAAERLLAP